The window GGAATCTTGCATATTTGCAGATTTAAGTTTAAAAGTCGACGCCGTTAGCCATCTGGCTAACAACATCCACACAGTACACTTACCCTTTCAGCCTAACGGACGCTtactacaaataaacaaatccaGCTGGGATACGTGTTAGTTACCTCTATACTCTAAAACAAGCGACTGCGAAACATCTGTTAATGTCTTAATAAAACGGTGACCGAATTTCCTCCGAATTGCAGCGGCTCCACAATCTACTCAGTCATCTACTCGGACTTCGCGTCTTCTGAATTTTCCCACTACGTGCTGGTGACGTCATATCCGCTGCTGAGGAAGGAGAAATGTTTTTCACGATTCAGTTTTACTGAACCGATTCTTTTGAAAcgtgttttaatgaaatgaatgtCCAACACTATCAAAATAAGTTCTTAAAGGGCATTGACATTGAATTTTCCAGAATTTATTGAAAATAATTTGATGCGGtgtgtaaatattgttaaagctttaaataaaattctCACGCTCCAGTCTATACGGTTTGCACAGAGAAACTAAGgcgcaaaaacagcccattttaaatagagtttttgtgatgtggaaaaaacaacaaatttacaTATCTGCTAATTTAGCCTACATCAGTTTACGGTAAAGATATAAAGAATATTTCAGCATGGACTACTTTTTGAGCGAGGCACAACACaggatagccaatcagaacaggggttatttacatataacagAGTTTAAGGCATAGTTTAAGGGACCCAGAGAAGACTGAATATGATTATTTACCATTACATTTTGGTACAGTAATCCTCAAAAAAGTTATTAGTGGAgcttagacaaaaaaaaaatggtaaattAAAGAAAAGGGGATGTATCCTTTAAATGTGTACAGCATAGTATTTTAGGCGGCTCATTttcaattccaaaaatgttattCGAACTTCATTAACTTACCGTATATGTAAACGCTGCTTACATGTTACAAAAACGTcaatgtagatggacacatgAGTCGTTTGGACGGATTCGTCGAAAAGATCCGGTTCTTAAAAGCGAGTCGGACATAGCTGTTCGCGAGGTGTGTGTCTCTGCTTGTGCACATTTTTTAGCGTTGTCAGAGGATTCTCTGAAGGCAAACTGAATATAGATTTAAACTCGTTTGGAAATATTGCACATGAAGAAGGTGGCGTGTTTAGCTAGCTACAGACAGTAATCTGGAGAAAACCATGTCAGTCACTGGGCTACCGGAGGAAGTGTGGTACCATGTGTTTGAGTTCCTCTCGCCTCCTGATAAGCTCAGCGTTCGTGCGAGCTGCAAGTTCTTTAAGAGGGTGATAGACCGCCCTGGCTTGTGGAGGAACAGCACGGTGTACCTAGAAAAAATAACTTCATATAAGTCTCATTTCTGGAGGACTCTCAGCAAGAGGAAGACCAACTCGGTTGTGGTATTAAAGGCAAGTGGTGTGAGGGAGTGGACGGAGCTGGGATGCCGCTTACCCTGGCTAGCCTCACTCACTATACAGGTGTGTGGTGACCCCGAAGCTCTTGGGACACTCCGTCGTTTAAATAAGCTGAAGAGGCTTGAAATTCGCCAGTGCCGCTGTCCGAGCCTTGCAGCTTCACTGCCATCGCTGCTCCAGTTGACACATATCGGTATATGTGAGGTCGTTTGCGCCCCCAGAACGGACATTATTAATGCTGTTtcccagctccctaacctcacATCTCTTCACTATCATGAAAGCAATAAACCTATTCCTAAGGCAGCTCTTCACAAAATCTTGCGGTGCCTACCAAACCTAAAACATTTGTCTTTAAAAATGGGAGCAAACCAAAGCCCTCTGCCCTGTGATTACTTCTGTCCTGCTAAAGCGAACCAAATGTCTGGTAAGTTAAGATTTGAGCCCTATTCGAACTGGATTCGTTTTTCCAGAGGAGGTCCGGTGATGTcatttgtgtgtgatttgacAGACCGACTGGTTCAGGATAAAGGATCTCTGTAATTTACCCAGTTAGCCCGGATCAAAACGTCATCGCGCAGATGTTCAGCATTATGCAACACACGCcgaacaatgggcctcatttaccAATATCGCCATTAGTTTTTACATGAATGTGTTCATGAGAAATGTCCTGTGAAAAATTCTACATCAGATTCTGCAGGATTGTTAGcatctttgtgctcttgagtgtgagCAGAATCTGTTCTTACATCAGAACAAATTCCAAACAAGAAGATACTAGTAAAcctcagaatctttgtgaaaactgcataagtgggatttaagaagaaatttcctcttaagaacggttggtgaatgaggccctttggcaacatgtttgttttcaggTAGGGTGGTGTTGTTTTCTATTACCCAGTGTTGTTATCACATTGCTGAGATGTCGTTTCAAGCAGAACTGCTATTATTGTGGGAGCTCTGAGACTGGCAATTTAAAGGAGGTCATTCAGTCCAGACACTTGTAAAAAACTATGGACATAGAAAATTAGTGCTGGGTAAagctaatccagctcaaatatggctttagaaacattttaatTCAGCAATGGTTATGGGATTTATAATAGCTGATAATATTTGATATGATTCTGACTTGTACGTAACTGAGTTCTTCTGACCACAGGTGAGCCAGTGTGTGGAGCTCTAGGCCTGACCAGTCTGGAGCTGCTGAACTACATGGACCCCATGCTCTCTCCAGTAGCCCTGCAAGGCCTACCCTCCCTCAAAAGTTTGACTGTGCAGTATAGAGGCTGGACTCTAGATTCAAgcctgtgtcaccttaaaacaTGGCTGTCAATGCTGCCACTTCTCTCAGAGCTCAGCATTTCTTGTGAGTATTAGGATAACAGACACCAGCAATAATATGTTTTACATATAGGTGTGAGAAAAAATGTTTGAGATCCTTTGCAGGATTAGCAGGATTTCTGCAAAAAAGGCTCAAATGACACAGCAGTGTAAAGCACAGCTTGTTTATTAAATAAGACAATTTTCCCaaaaccccagtctgcagttacagactgtagtctgtctttttctctgcataatttgtcaGCCCCTGTTCAATGTTCAGGACCCTTCTGGGACTGccacagaacaggtattatttgggtggtggattactccctgcactgcagtaacattgacatAGTAGTTTTATGTTAGGCCGAAACCTACTTCATGCAAGCACACAAGGACGAACGCAGACACTTCAAACTAAGCAAATGGGGTTTCACACATAGTTGCGTTTAAAAATGTGTCAAGATGCATTTCATAACGTGATGCAAGTGCGAGCTGCATTCTGAGCATTATAGCAAGGGGCGCTAAACAACAGCCAAGCTTGACCACGCGGTCTTGTACCCCCAGCATGCTTTCTCAACTGCCATAGCAGACAAGCAGTTGAGTCTCATGCAATCATAAAAGTATGATTGACTATCGCATTTCCAATCCAAGAGAAGTTGTAAAGCACCTCACTCTCCTCTACTGTccatgtttagttgttgaggctgttggaataacagtagatcctGCTCTGATTTCTACTCTATTTCCCCCTTCAGCACCGAGTGTGTTCACCTCCACAGAACATAATAACTCACGAGTTTGTATAGAAGGACCTATAGAAGTATGTTTCGGgtcttagtgtgtgttgcactgctACAAGTACATCAcatacagcagtgttgctggagttttaaaaactGCGTACATATCGTCCCCTCTATTAGATACACCTAACTTGCATTTATAACTTTAGATACAATAGCAGCAAAAAAGGGTTATTctgttgttacagtgtcaagcttgttggtgctatatagaaccattctcaacaaggttctaaatagaaccatatacaacacatcaaTTTGAAGatacatttcaccatgcaactccatagaaccatataaaactcatggttctgaatagacccattgcctttactaaagaacccctaaaaacatgttttaagtgtgtagctCCATGGTAtttggacctgataaaatggacagtgagtgtagctACAAAGAAAGTATACCAAATAAAGCATATAGTGAGCGTAGCTTCTAAATTTCATGTCTCGGCTGATCAACTTCATTTGGGTTAAG is drawn from Pygocentrus nattereri isolate fPygNat1 chromosome 10, fPygNat1.pri, whole genome shotgun sequence and contains these coding sequences:
- the LOC108436992 gene encoding uncharacterized protein LOC108436992 isoform X1; amino-acid sequence: MSVTGLPEEVWYHVFEFLSPPDKLSVRASCKFFKRVIDRPGLWRNSTVYLEKITSYKSHFWRTLSKRKTNSVVVLKASGVREWTELGCRLPWLASLTIQVCGDPEALGTLRRLNKLKRLEIRQCRCPSLAASLPSLLQLTHIGICEVVCAPRTDIINAVSQLPNLTSLHYHESNKPIPKAALHKILRCLPNLKHLSLKMGANQSPLPCDYFCPAKANQMSGEPVCGALGLTSLELLNYMDPMLSPVALQGLPSLKSLTVQYRGWTLDSSLCHLKTWLSMLPLLSELSISLGYQLGAYANSVPGTVQSLSLKGVVGELKALWEMAQKVPDLLCLHLDLCCHERHSFIAEVPQLFPKLQILKIRHHNVPETEFLQLSQMSYLKCVEVLDPHNLSPNSALMDLTHKLHIQTNNRVHVIYSSEPKDRNVCFCAKSCFNFSVPP